The Streptomyces sp. NBC_00440 genome contains a region encoding:
- a CDS encoding RDD family protein has translation MSTDQPPPGQPPEDDPFLKKPQGGGSPYDSAPPPPPPPPPGGGDPYGGSTPPPPYDPNAYGSGSAYGGDQPLAGMPPLAPSGKRVLARIIDILIVAVVVWLVSLIFGGLRYNTDHMNYGRSLGQSVIAAILYIGYDTLMTVKRNGQTVGKGLFRLRAANLNDGTTPTTQAALVRAAVLWLPAVFCCACVWTAICGGWSFFDRPYKQGLHDKAAKTVVVVVTTP, from the coding sequence ATGAGCACCGATCAGCCGCCGCCCGGACAGCCCCCCGAGGACGATCCCTTCCTCAAGAAGCCGCAGGGCGGCGGCAGCCCGTACGACAGCGCGCCGCCCCCGCCGCCACCCCCGCCCCCGGGTGGCGGCGATCCGTACGGTGGCAGCACACCACCCCCGCCGTACGATCCGAACGCCTATGGCAGCGGCAGCGCGTACGGCGGTGACCAGCCGCTCGCCGGGATGCCGCCCCTCGCGCCCAGCGGGAAGCGGGTGCTGGCCCGCATCATCGACATCCTGATCGTCGCCGTGGTCGTCTGGCTGGTCTCACTGATCTTCGGCGGGCTGAGATACAACACGGACCACATGAACTACGGCCGGTCGCTCGGGCAGAGCGTGATCGCGGCGATCCTCTACATCGGCTACGACACGCTCATGACGGTCAAGCGCAACGGGCAGACCGTGGGCAAGGGGCTGTTCCGGCTGCGGGCCGCCAATCTGAACGACGGCACCACGCCGACCACGCAGGCGGCTCTCGTCCGGGCGGCCGTGCTGTGGCTGCCCGCGGTGTTCTGCTGCGCCTGTGTGTGGACCGCGATCTGCGGCGGCTGGAGCTTCTTCGACAGGCCGTACAAGCAGGGGCTGCACGACAAGGCGGCGAAGACCGTGGTGGTGGTCGTCACGACCCCGTAG
- a CDS encoding immune inhibitor A domain-containing protein translates to MNIKRRATTRVAAVLVAIAATTATASAYATAQADTKAPAGSATSKKIDRRDPATQLKGQKHNLDGPFSKQQNKERQSALQQVISGHKKVQSHGGSKVVRLDDKKYVELGREKTDKIFTILVQFGDTVDNTTMYDPDGPDGPKPPVKKYGGTPGPAHNKIAQPDRKKDNSTAWQADYNRQHFQDLYFGTGKGKDSLKSYYEKTSSGRYSVDGEVADWVTVPYNEARYGSNYCGSSICANAGDLVRDGVTAWAQAQKAAGKTDAEIKATLASYDQWDRYDYDGDGNFNEPDGYIDHFQIVHAGEDESAGGGAEGADALWAHRSYVYGTDTGKTGPADNKSGGTPIGDTGIWVGDYTMQPENGGLGVFAHEYAHDLGLPDEYDTTNTAENGVGFWSLMSAGSWLSTGDNAIGNKPGDMSAWDKLQLGWLDYDTAKAAKKSTHKLGVSEYNTKNKQALVVSLPDKPVTTTIAKPAEGSKQWWSGMGDNLSNTLTRTVDLTGKSKASLDLSGWWDIEKDYDFLYAEVSTDGGANWTAIDGKADGAQIPRDGGDKPALTGSSTAYKTLSYPLDAYAGKKIDLRFRYSSDGGVSGKGFAADKISVNADGAPLFTDNAETDDAGWTAKGFSRIGESFTKNYPQYYIAENRQYVSYDQTLKTGPYNFGFSKTRPDWVEYYPYQRGLMIWQWDTSQPDNNVSAHPGQGLILPVDSHAKPLKWADGTVMRNKIQPFDAPFSWYPTAGFTLHSADVAQRVQPQLGRPVFDDHQGTYWYKDNETGSVKVTDTNTRISILKQPLDGSTITVQVGASHR, encoded by the coding sequence GTGAATATCAAGAGACGGGCAACGACCCGGGTGGCCGCAGTGCTCGTGGCCATCGCCGCGACCACCGCCACCGCTTCGGCGTACGCCACCGCCCAGGCCGACACCAAGGCCCCTGCGGGCAGCGCGACTTCGAAGAAGATCGACCGCCGTGACCCGGCGACGCAGCTCAAGGGCCAGAAACACAATCTGGACGGCCCGTTCAGCAAGCAGCAGAACAAGGAACGCCAGTCGGCGCTGCAACAGGTCATATCCGGCCACAAGAAGGTGCAGTCGCACGGCGGTTCCAAGGTGGTGCGCCTCGACGACAAGAAGTACGTCGAGCTCGGCCGCGAGAAGACCGACAAGATATTCACGATCCTGGTGCAGTTCGGCGACACGGTCGACAACACCACCATGTACGACCCGGACGGCCCCGACGGGCCGAAGCCGCCCGTGAAGAAGTACGGCGGCACGCCCGGTCCGGCGCACAACAAGATCGCTCAGCCGGACCGCAAGAAGGACAACAGCACCGCCTGGCAGGCGGACTACAACCGCCAGCACTTCCAGGACCTCTACTTCGGTACCGGCAAGGGCAAGGACTCGCTCAAGTCGTACTACGAGAAGACCTCGTCCGGCCGCTACTCCGTCGACGGCGAGGTCGCCGACTGGGTCACCGTCCCCTACAACGAGGCCCGTTACGGCTCCAACTACTGCGGCTCCAGTATCTGTGCCAACGCCGGTGACCTGGTCCGCGACGGCGTCACCGCATGGGCCCAGGCCCAGAAGGCGGCCGGGAAGACCGACGCCGAGATCAAGGCGACCCTGGCCAGTTACGACCAGTGGGACCGCTACGACTACGACGGCGACGGCAACTTCAACGAGCCCGACGGCTACATCGACCACTTCCAGATCGTGCACGCCGGCGAGGACGAGTCCGCCGGCGGCGGCGCCGAGGGCGCCGACGCGCTCTGGGCGCACCGCTCCTACGTGTACGGCACGGACACCGGCAAGACGGGCCCGGCCGACAACAAGTCCGGTGGCACGCCGATCGGCGACACCGGCATCTGGGTCGGCGACTACACCATGCAGCCCGAGAACGGCGGCCTCGGTGTCTTCGCCCACGAGTACGCCCACGACCTGGGGCTGCCGGACGAGTACGACACCACCAACACCGCTGAGAACGGCGTGGGTTTCTGGTCGCTGATGTCGGCGGGCTCCTGGCTGAGTACCGGTGACAACGCCATCGGCAACAAGCCGGGGGACATGTCCGCGTGGGACAAGCTCCAACTGGGCTGGCTGGACTACGACACGGCCAAGGCCGCGAAGAAGTCGACCCACAAGCTCGGCGTCTCGGAGTACAACACCAAGAACAAGCAGGCGCTGGTCGTCTCACTGCCGGACAAGCCCGTCACCACGACGATCGCCAAGCCGGCCGAGGGCAGCAAGCAGTGGTGGAGCGGGATGGGTGACAACCTCTCCAACACCCTGACCCGCACGGTCGACCTGACCGGCAAGTCCAAGGCCTCGCTGGACCTTTCGGGCTGGTGGGACATCGAGAAGGACTACGACTTCCTCTACGCCGAGGTCTCGACGGACGGCGGCGCCAACTGGACCGCCATCGACGGCAAGGCCGACGGCGCGCAGATCCCGCGCGACGGCGGCGACAAGCCCGCGCTGACCGGGTCGTCCACCGCGTACAAGACCCTCTCGTACCCGCTGGACGCCTACGCGGGCAAGAAGATCGACCTCCGCTTCCGTTACTCGTCCGACGGCGGTGTCTCGGGCAAGGGCTTCGCGGCCGACAAGATCTCGGTGAACGCCGACGGCGCCCCGCTCTTCACGGACAACGCCGAGACGGACGACGCGGGTTGGACCGCGAAGGGCTTCTCGCGCATCGGTGAGTCCTTCACCAAGAATTACCCGCAGTACTACATCGCGGAGAACCGCCAGTACGTGTCGTACGACCAGACGTTGAAGACGGGCCCGTACAACTTCGGCTTCTCGAAGACCCGTCCGGACTGGGTGGAGTACTACCCGTACCAGCGCGGCCTGATGATCTGGCAGTGGGACACCTCGCAGCCGGACAACAACGTCAGCGCGCACCCGGGCCAGGGTCTGATCCTGCCGGTCGACTCGCACGCCAAGCCGTTGAAGTGGGCGGACGGCACGGTCATGCGGAACAAGATCCAGCCCTTCGACGCGCCGTTCAGCTGGTACCCGACGGCCGGGTTCACGCTGCACAGCGCGGATGTCGCCCAGCGGGTCCAGCCGCAGCTCGGCCGGCCGGTTTTCGATGATCACCAGGGTACGTACTGGTACAAGGACAATGAGACCGGAAGCGTCAAGGTAACTGACACCAACACCCGGATCTCGATCCTCAAGCAGCCCCTGGATGGCTCGACGATCACGGTCCAGGTCGGCGCCTCGCACCGCTGA
- a CDS encoding FAD-binding oxidoreductase gives MNDLLERLRTGLPAEALISDPDVMASYARDTAGFCDAGAPAAVVLPRTTEQVQHVMRTATALRTPVVPQGARTGLSGAANAVDGCIVLSLTKMDRILEISPVDRIAVVEPGVVNAVLSRAAADQGLYYPPDPSSWETCTIGGNIGTAAGGLCCVKYGVTAEYVLGLEVVLADGRLLTTGRRTAKGVAGYDLTRLFVGSEGSLGVVVKAVLALKPAPPRQLALAAEFSSAAAACDAICAIMERGHTPSLLELMDRTTIRAVNSMAQMGLPETTEALLLAAFDTADPAADLAAVGELCAAAGATEIVPAEDEAESELLLQARRLSLTALETVKPATMIDDVCVPRSKLGAMLEGTAVIAEKHDLTIGVCAHAGDGNTHPVVCFDHADPDESRRARESFDEIMALGLELGGTITGEHGVGVLKKEWLARELGPVGVEMQRGVKQAFDPLGLLNPGKLF, from the coding sequence ATGAATGATCTGCTCGAACGCCTGCGCACCGGACTCCCGGCAGAAGCCCTGATCAGCGACCCGGACGTGATGGCCTCGTACGCCAGGGACACCGCCGGTTTCTGCGACGCCGGGGCCCCCGCCGCCGTCGTCCTGCCGCGCACCACCGAGCAGGTCCAGCACGTCATGCGCACGGCGACAGCCCTCCGTACGCCCGTCGTCCCGCAGGGCGCTCGCACCGGCCTCTCCGGCGCGGCCAACGCCGTCGACGGCTGCATCGTGCTGTCCCTCACCAAGATGGACCGGATCCTGGAGATCAGCCCCGTCGACCGGATCGCCGTCGTCGAACCGGGCGTCGTCAACGCCGTGCTCTCCCGGGCCGCCGCCGACCAGGGCCTGTACTACCCGCCGGACCCCTCCAGCTGGGAGACCTGCACCATCGGCGGGAACATCGGCACGGCCGCGGGCGGCCTGTGCTGTGTGAAGTACGGGGTGACCGCCGAGTACGTACTCGGCCTGGAGGTCGTCCTCGCCGACGGGCGGCTCCTGACCACCGGACGCCGCACCGCCAAGGGCGTCGCCGGATACGACCTGACCCGGCTCTTCGTCGGCTCCGAAGGCAGCCTCGGGGTGGTCGTGAAAGCCGTTCTCGCACTGAAGCCCGCCCCGCCGCGCCAGCTCGCCCTGGCCGCCGAGTTCTCATCGGCCGCTGCCGCCTGCGACGCGATCTGCGCGATCATGGAGCGCGGTCACACACCCTCACTCCTCGAACTCATGGACCGTACAACGATCCGCGCGGTCAACTCGATGGCGCAGATGGGCCTCCCGGAAACCACGGAGGCCCTGCTGCTCGCCGCGTTCGACACCGCGGACCCCGCGGCCGACCTGGCCGCCGTCGGCGAGCTCTGTGCAGCTGCCGGTGCCACCGAGATCGTGCCCGCCGAGGACGAGGCCGAGTCCGAACTGCTCCTCCAGGCCCGCAGGCTGTCCCTCACCGCGCTGGAGACCGTCAAGCCCGCGACGATGATCGACGATGTGTGCGTACCGCGTTCGAAGCTCGGCGCCATGCTCGAAGGCACCGCGGTCATCGCCGAGAAGCACGACCTCACCATCGGCGTCTGCGCCCACGCCGGCGACGGCAACACGCACCCCGTCGTCTGCTTCGACCACGCCGACCCCGATGAGTCGCGGCGGGCGCGTGAGTCTTTCGACGAGATCATGGCGCTCGGCCTTGAGCTGGGCGGCACGATCACCGGCGAACACGGCGTGGGCGTACTGAAGAAGGAGTGGCTGGCGCGCGAACTGGGGCCGGTGGGCGTCGAGATGCAGCGCGGAGTCAAGCAGGCTTTCGACCCGTTGGGCCTGCTCAACCCGGGCAAACTCTTCTGA
- a CDS encoding SsgA family sporulation/cell division regulator: protein MNTVVERELELKLVLSPERSIPVPARLSYSTADPYAVHVSFHICSDTPVNWSFARELMVEGVFRPCGHGDVRIWPTKVNSKSVVCIALSSPDGNALLEAPTAQVSAWLERTLRAVPPGSESTHLGIDDGLAALLTPLPADDLWMRDPWPGDESDDDGR, encoded by the coding sequence ATGAACACCGTGGTGGAACGTGAACTGGAGCTCAAGCTGGTGCTGTCGCCCGAGCGCAGCATCCCTGTCCCTGCCAGGCTTTCCTACAGCACGGCCGACCCCTATGCCGTGCACGTCAGCTTCCACATCTGCTCGGACACCCCCGTGAACTGGTCGTTCGCCCGTGAACTGATGGTCGAGGGGGTGTTCAGGCCCTGCGGCCACGGCGACGTACGGATCTGGCCCACCAAGGTGAACTCGAAGAGCGTCGTCTGTATCGCGCTCTCCTCGCCCGACGGGAACGCCCTCCTGGAGGCGCCGACCGCTCAGGTCTCCGCCTGGCTGGAGCGGACCCTGCGGGCCGTGCCGCCCGGCTCGGAGAGCACGCATCTGGGCATCGACGACGGCCTGGCCGCGCTGCTCACCCCGCTGCCCGCGGACGATCTGTGGATGCGCGACCCGTGGCCCGGGGACGAGTCCGACGACGACGGCCGGTGA
- a CDS encoding gas vesicle protein K has product MTDTRVDIDPHSAGRDLASLVLTVVELLRQLMERQAIRRFDSGELTEEQEERVGTTLMLLDERMTELCAQHGLRREDLNLDLGPLGTLLSHESR; this is encoded by the coding sequence GTGACCGACACCCGCGTGGACATCGACCCGCACAGCGCGGGCCGCGATCTGGCGTCGCTCGTCCTCACCGTGGTCGAACTGCTCAGACAGCTCATGGAGCGGCAGGCGATCCGCCGGTTCGACAGCGGAGAGCTCACCGAGGAGCAGGAAGAACGGGTGGGGACCACACTGATGCTCCTCGACGAGCGGATGACGGAACTCTGCGCACAACACGGTCTGCGCCGCGAGGACCTCAACCTGGACCTCGGCCCGCTCGGCACCCTGCTCTCCCACGAGTCCCGTTGA
- a CDS encoding RDD family protein: protein MSAPTPATGDGSPTPGYYPDPSIPGYVRYWNGASWVPGTSRPAPADGSQALPVPPGGAAASPAAPLPAVRRPAEASDVPQAEETGPVFFDEEPEYDTRQEPASVWQADTSRQGGFGGERDRRVSWGGPDPRTPAEAPARPADAAQPEPGPPVPEPRRAELPAGQEASRPALPAGRRTPPQDGTVTLRALRPGNGTGSGPGADAGTGAGGSAGGDAARTSRTDGTMSIRAVRPQPQQSAPPQQPVQPQQLQQPVPPQQPVQPQQPQPQFQPPPHVPHQDQPVPSQQPVQPQQPHPHQPYPAEAGSPQAPSWPQQVQQLARSGEGADQERLPPWKPPVEDPFQAAARAQASARPAAIGKRFAARLIDTVVLGAVAGAVAAPFLTKAVDHINSKIDEAKLSGTTVTVWLLDGTTAGCLAAAIGAFLVLGLLYEALPTAKWGRTLGKKLCRVQVRDMESYEPPSFRGAAVRWLLYGVLGMLVVGVVNVLWCLFDRPWRQCLHDKAARTFVAAG, encoded by the coding sequence ATGAGCGCCCCAACCCCGGCAACCGGCGACGGCAGCCCCACGCCTGGCTACTACCCAGATCCATCGATTCCCGGATATGTGCGGTATTGGAACGGTGCTTCGTGGGTACCGGGCACGAGCCGCCCGGCCCCCGCCGACGGCAGCCAGGCCCTGCCGGTACCTCCGGGCGGTGCGGCAGCCTCGCCCGCCGCACCGCTGCCCGCCGTGCGCAGACCGGCCGAGGCGTCCGATGTGCCGCAGGCCGAGGAGACCGGGCCGGTCTTCTTCGACGAGGAGCCGGAGTACGACACCCGGCAGGAACCCGCCTCCGTCTGGCAGGCCGACACCTCCCGTCAGGGCGGCTTCGGCGGCGAGCGCGACCGCCGGGTCTCCTGGGGCGGCCCGGACCCCCGTACGCCGGCCGAGGCCCCGGCCCGGCCCGCCGACGCCGCGCAGCCCGAGCCCGGCCCGCCGGTCCCCGAGCCGCGCCGCGCCGAGCTGCCCGCAGGGCAGGAGGCCTCCCGGCCCGCCCTCCCTGCCGGGCGCCGGACCCCGCCGCAGGACGGCACGGTCACCCTGCGCGCACTGCGCCCCGGAAACGGCACGGGAAGTGGTCCCGGCGCCGATGCGGGCACTGGTGCGGGTGGCAGCGCGGGCGGCGACGCGGCCCGTACGAGCAGGACGGACGGCACCATGTCCATCCGCGCCGTTCGCCCGCAGCCGCAGCAGTCCGCACCGCCGCAACAGCCGGTGCAGCCTCAGCAGTTGCAGCAGCCCGTACCGCCGCAACAGCCGGTTCAGCCCCAGCAGCCCCAGCCGCAGTTCCAGCCCCCGCCACACGTCCCGCACCAGGACCAGCCCGTACCGTCGCAACAGCCGGTTCAGCCCCAGCAGCCCCACCCGCACCAGCCGTACCCGGCGGAAGCGGGTAGTCCGCAGGCGCCTTCCTGGCCGCAGCAGGTGCAGCAGCTCGCCCGGTCCGGCGAAGGGGCCGACCAGGAGCGGCTGCCGCCGTGGAAGCCTCCGGTCGAGGACCCGTTCCAGGCTGCCGCCCGCGCCCAGGCATCCGCCCGTCCGGCGGCCATCGGCAAGCGGTTCGCCGCCCGGCTGATCGACACCGTCGTGCTGGGCGCGGTGGCCGGCGCGGTCGCCGCGCCGTTCCTGACGAAGGCCGTCGACCACATCAACAGCAAGATCGACGAGGCCAAGCTCTCCGGGACCACCGTCACGGTCTGGCTGCTCGACGGGACCACGGCCGGCTGTCTGGCCGCCGCCATCGGGGCGTTCCTGGTCCTGGGGCTGCTGTACGAGGCCCTGCCGACCGCCAAGTGGGGCCGCACCCTCGGCAAGAAGCTCTGCCGGGTCCAGGTCCGCGACATGGAGTCCTACGAGCCGCCGTCCTTCCGCGGTGCGGCTGTCCGCTGGCTGCTGTACGGGGTCCTCGGGATGCTGGTCGTGGGCGTCGTCAACGTCCTCTGGTGTCTCTTCGACCGGCCCTGGCGGCAGTGTCTGCACGACAAGGCCGCACGGACGTTCGTGGCAGCGGGCTGA